A genomic window from Salvia miltiorrhiza cultivar Shanhuang (shh) chromosome 5, IMPLAD_Smil_shh, whole genome shotgun sequence includes:
- the LOC130985094 gene encoding dimethylnonatriene synthase-like, which produces MDFLSLTTQIALSLLFLATILIIYSYFNSTKKVTTPPEPPGAWPLIGHLHLLDGPSPVARTLGAMADSHGPVFSLRLGSHRAVVVSSWEAIKKCLTANDRVFATRPSMAVGKHLGYGGASFGLAPYGPYWRDVRKMVTVDLLTARRLDDFSHVRTAEVDGFVKDLYSMSGGGNGGESKKVVALSGRIELLTFNIILRMLVGKKFSFSKGDDKNWGFQKAIKNALYLGGVFVFSDAIPALEWLDIGGYIKSMKQTFKQVDNVLEDWVQERIQTRRQKNDQSVSDFMDVMLSTMEENEMIAGYTRETVIKATILMLILTGSESTSETIIWAISLLLNNPHTMKMAQDEIDNNIGRDRFVQESDINNLIYLQAIFKETLRLYPPGPLSGPREALEECHIGEYYVPKGTRLVLNLWKLHRDPNIWSEPNEFRPERFLNEKSPINFNGQYFEFIPFSSGRRMCPGLTFGLQVIHLTLARLLQSFNLSMPNGEAVDMGEGLGIALPKLKPLDVVLTPRLPHKLYQSI; this is translated from the exons ATGGATTTCCTCTCTCTCACCACACAAATTgcattatcattattatttctAGCAACCATATTAATCATATACTCTTATTTTAATTCAACCAAGAAGGTAACAACTCCACCGGAGCCGCCGGGTGCATGGCCGTTGATAGGGCACCTCCACCTCCTCGACGGCCCGAGCCCGGTGGCCCGAACCCTGGGGGCCATGGCCGACAGCCACGGCCCCGTCTTCTCCCTCCGCCTCGGCAGCCACCGCGCCGTGGTGGTGAGCAGCTGGGAGGCGATCAAGAAGTGCCTCACCGCCAACGACCGCGTCTTCGCGACACGGCCGAGCATGGCGGTGGGGAAGCACTTGGGCTACGGCGGCGCGAGCTTCGGGCTCGCGCCGTACGGGCCTTACTGGCGTGACGTCAGGAAGATGGTGACCGTCGACCTCCTCACGGCCCGCCGCCTTGACGATTTCAGTCATGTGCGGACAGCGGAGGTCGACGGCTTCGTCAAGGATTTGTACTCGATGAGTGGCGGAGGAAACGGCGGCGAATCGAAGAAGGTGGTGGCTTTGAGTGGTCGGATTGAGCTCTTGACGTTCAATATCATCTTACGGATGCTAGTTGGGAAAAAGTTCTCGTTTTCCAA AGGTGATGACAAAAATTGGGGGTTCCAGAAAGCCATAAAGAATGCATTGTACCTGGGTGGAGTGTTCGTTTTTTCTGATGCAATCCCAGCCCTTGAATGGTTGGATATTGGAGGATACATCAAAAGTATGAAACAAACTTTCAAGCAAGTTGACAATGTTCTTGAGGATTGGGTTCAAGAAAGAATTCAGACAAGAAGGCAAAAAAATGATCAAAGTGTCTCAGATTTCATGGATGTGATGTTGTCGACAATGGAGGAGAATGAGATGATAGCTGGTTACACAAGGGAAACTGTCATCAAGGCCACAATTCTA atGCTCATCTTGACGGGATCCGAGAGCACGAGCGAGACAATAATATGGGCAATCTCGTTGCTGCTAAACAATCCCCATACCATGAAAATGGCCCAAGACGAAATCGATAATAATATAGGCAGAGACAGATTCGTGCAAGAATCCGATATCAACAACCTCATCTACCTGCAAGCAATCTTCAAAGAAACCCTAAGGTTGTACCCGCCGGGGCCACTGTCGGGGCCCCGCGAGGCCCTTGAGGAATGCCACATAGGCGAATACTATGTCCCAAAAGGCACACGTTTGGTCCTGAACCTATGGAAGTTGCACCGCGACCCTAATATTTGGTCCGAACCAAATGAGTTTAGGCCCGAGAGATTCCTGAACGAGAAAAGTCCAATAAATTTTAATGGACAATATTTCGAGTTCATCCCGTTTAGCTCAGGACGAAGAATGTGCCCCGGATTGACGTTCGGTCTGCAAGTTATACATCTAACCCTAGCCCGTTTGCTCCAAAGCTTCAACTTGTCGATGCCAAATGGGGAGGCAGTTGACATGGGAGAAGGGTTGGGAATTGCTCTCCCAAAATTGAAGCCTCTTGACGTAGTTCTCACTCCTAGGCTTCCTCATAAACTATACCAAAGcatctaa